In one window of Solanum pennellii chromosome 2, SPENNV200 DNA:
- the LOC107010671 gene encoding acylsugar acyltransferase 3-like produces MAFALLSSPSLVSVCDKTFIKPSSLTPPTLRYHKLSYIDQFHSNMYIPLALFYPKVQQREGSTDNELSHIAHLLQTSLSKTLVSYYPYAGKLRDNATIDCNDMGAEFLSVRINCTMSEILDHPDASQAESIVFPKDLPWANNYEGGNLLVAQVSKFDCGGIAISVCLSHKIGDGTSVLNFVNDWSRMTYSPMTTTLAPKFVGDSIFSSNNYNPIIAPQMLSNVSECVQKRIIFHKTKLDALRAKVAAESGVENPTRAEVVSAILFRCAIKAASSTTTSMVPSKFVHFLNVRSMMKCRQSAIGNILSIFSTTATKEEDIELPTLVRNLRKGVEESYKKDQVEQNELILEVVESMRKGKKPFDDEYENVYSCSNVCRFPFYNVDFGWGKPERVGLPNGPFKNLFFLKDLKIGQGVDARVMLQKQHMSEFERDEELLQLIS; encoded by the exons ATGGCTTTTGCATTATTATCATCACCATCACTTGTTTCAGTTTGTGACAAAACCTTTATCAAACCTTCTTCTCTCACCCCACCAACTCTTAGATACCACAAACTGTCTTACATTGATCAATTCCATAGTAATATGTATATTCCTTTGGCACTTTTTTACCCTAAAGTACAACAAAGAGAGGGGTCAACTGATAATGAACTATCCCATATAGCTCACTTGCTACAAACATCTCTATCAAAAACTCTAGTCTCTTACTATCCTTATGCTGGAAAATTGAGAGACAATGCTACTATTGATTGTAACGATATGGGAGCTGAGTTTTTAAGTGTTCGAATAAATTGTACCATGTCTGAAATACTTGATCATCCTGATGCATCTCAAGCAGAGAGTATAGTTTTTCCCAAGGACTTGCCTTGGGCGAATAACTATGAAGGTGGTAATTTACTTGTGGCACAAGTAAGTAAGTTTGATTGTGGGGGAATAGCTATCAGTGTGTGCTTATCGCACAAGATTGGTGATGGAACCTCTGTGCTTAATTTCGTTAATGATTGGTCTCGTATGACTTATAGTCCTATGACAACAACTTTGGCTCCTAAATTTGTAGGAGATTCTATTTTCtcatcaaataattataatcctATTATTGCACCACAAATGTTGTCTAATGTCAGTGAATGTGTAcaaaaaagaatcatttttcataaaaccAAGTTGGACGCACTTCGAGCTAAG GTAGCAGCAGAATCGGGAGTAGAAAATCCAACCAGGGCTGAAGTAGTGAGCGCGATACTTTTCAGATGTGCAATTAAGGCAGCATCAAGTACAACTACTTCAATGGTTCCATCAAAGTTTGTTCACTTTTTAAACGTACGTAGTATGATGAAATGTCGTCAAAGTGCCATTGGGAATATCTTGTCGATTTTCTCGACAACAGCAACTAAGGAAGAAGACATTGAGTTGCCAACGTTGGTTCGTAATTTAAGGAAGGGAGTTGAGGAGTCGTACAAGAAAGATCAAGTGGAACAAAATGAATTGATCTTAGAAGTAGTAGAATCGATGAGAAAAGGGAAGAAACCATTTGATGATGAATATGAGAATGTGTATTCTTGTAGTAATGTTTGTAGATTTCCATTTTATAATGTTGATTTTGGATGGGGAAAACCTGAAAGAGTTGGTTTACCAAATGGCCCTTTCAAGAATTTATTCTTCTTGAAAGATTTGAAGATTGGTCAAGGTGTTGATGCGCGGGTAATGTTGCAGAAGCAACATATGTCTGAATTTGAACGCGATGAGGAGCTCCTTCAACTTATTTCCTAA